The DNA segment ATCCTGAATCCATCCTGCGCCGGTCTCCCGCCTGCAAGAATGTACTCCAGAGCCCGGGGAGCATATCGCCTGAAGAGAGACATCGACTCCTCCGCGAGCACATCGCCGAGATAGGTTTTCAGGTGTCGACGAACGTACGGATTCGCCTCGATGGTCTCCTGAGAGTATACGACTGGATCGTGCATAGCAAAGACCACGTGTGGAACATCTGCCATCACGGCAGCTCCAAGACACATCGGGCAGGGTTCGAGTGTGGTAAAGAGTACTGCGCGGCAGTAGTCTCGCCACAGGCGCTCACCTCCGGCAAGGAGTGCATTCAACTCCGCATGGCATAACTGGCTTCGTGCTTCGTTGTGGCGCGCTCGCCCGCGCGACACAACTTCGCCGTCGATCACCACAACGGCTCCAACAGGCAGCTCTCCAGCTTTGCCGGCAAGATCGGCTTCGATCAGTGCTTCGCGCATGAAGGCGTCGAGGTCCAAGGAACCTATCGCATCCGCGACTGGGTCCATGAGCTCGCCTCCGACTCTGAAATGGAGGTCTAACGTCCTGCCGTATCAGCGGCGCCGACAGCCAGCCACGAGTCGATGTACCTGACCATCTGCGGCGTCCGCTGCATACGCTTGTTAGACGGCCGGCCATGTCACTGGAACTGTCCTACCTCAGGGACCGACAGTCCCCGACAGATCTTCCGTGCCAGCTCGTCCGGGATCTCCACATGACGAGGAATGGTTTCTATGGCGCCCGTCTGCGGATTCATCCAGAGCGAGTGCGACGGCCTTCCCGCTTGAGAACACAGCCGTGTTTCCTCAGATGCCGAAGTAAGGCACCTCGTTTCACCGAACGCTGACCCTCTCAACGACAGCGTCGGGCGGAATCCCACGCAGTCCCTGATCCCGACGGTCCTCGAGGATCAAGCGGATGGCTTCCGATAGGCTTTGCAGCGCTTCATCCTGCGTCTTGCCCTGGCCGTTAGCGCCCGGAACCTCGGGAGAATACGCAATGAACCACTGCCCATCCCGCTCAACAACCGCCGTGAACTCGTTGGCCACGCGACCAGCCCCCCATCCACCATCAGCACCCTTGCGCTTGCCCTACTATTCTACCGCACCGCGCTGCATCGTGCTGAGTCCCACGTGGCCACTACCGTCTCCCAGAAGAAGCTCAATGAGCCTTCGCACTCCTGCCAACTCCGTCCGTCTAACGTTCTGCCGTATCAGCGGCGCCGCCTGCCAGTCACCGATCGAGTCTCTCCGGCCTCCTACGGCGTCCGCTGAATACGCTTGCTAGACGCCCAACGCAGAGCACCGCTTGTCGTTGAGTTGCGAGCTAATCCTCGGCGAGCAGCTCGTCAAGCGCGTCGCGCTTGCGTCGATTGCATTCGCTGTGGACAAGCCGAAGGTTTTCAGGCGTAGTAGGCCCTCCCCTTGACCACGGTATGATATGGTCAAACTCGACCTGGTTATCCGGCACCGGTTGGTGGCATATCTGACAGATTTGCCCGTCACGTCTCACCACCTTCAGCATAACCTCATGCGGTATGGCTCGGCTCATCCGACGGGTCGCGCGCGTCTCAGTAGCCAACTCCGCGACAAAGAAGACCGGGCAAACGTGCCCAAACACTCGGCAGGACACGTCCTGCAAGACCTGGGGAACAGCCTCAGGATAATCCTCCGCATTGAACTCAGCGACGCGCTGCTCGAACTCCTCCCTCCTCTCGTCGTCCAACGGTTCTCCGCTTCCAAGCCTCCCTGATTTTAGGCACTGGCTGAAGTACTCGTTGTGCTCAATGGCATCCGCACGTAACGGGGGGAGTAACGGGAATTGCTCCACCAGGGGACCGTACGGGCAGTACTTGATCTCCCAGCAAGGTTTGCAGAT comes from the Limnochorda pilosa genome and includes:
- a CDS encoding nucleoside deaminase; its protein translation is MDPVADAIGSLDLDAFMREALIEADLAGKAGELPVGAVVVIDGEVVSRGRARHNEARSQLCHAELNALLAGGERLWRDYCRAVLFTTLEPCPMCLGAAVMADVPHVVFAMHDPVVYSQETIEANPYVRRHLKTYLGDVLAEESMSLFRRYAPRALEYILAGGRPAQDGFRIGAPIKDEV
- a CDS encoding type II toxin-antitoxin system HicB family antitoxin; this encodes MANEFTAVVERDGQWFIAYSPEVPGANGQGKTQDEALQSLSEAIRLILEDRRDQGLRGIPPDAVVERVSVR
- a CDS encoding HNH endonuclease, whose product is MDDERREEFEQRVAEFNAEDYPEAVPQVLQDVSCRVFGHVCPVFFVAELATETRATRRMSRAIPHEVMLKVVRRDGQICQICHQPVPDNQVEFDHIIPWSRGGPTTPENLRLVHSECNRRKRDALDELLAED